ggggggagatgtCTAGAACCACCTTGCACAGGAATGACAGCGCTGCAGTGTGCAGGGGAGGAACAGAACCATTTATAAAATCAGGTGAAAAAGGTACCAAAAAAGACCGCCATGTGTGTGAAGGGCCAAGAGCAGCTAgccttgaggaaaaaaaaataaaaatcaaagcaatacCCGAGACAGGGGGAGCTTTACAGGGGCCCCTCTGAACACTGCGCTCTTGCCACACCTCTTATGAGTcaccaggaaaggaaagagttGTGCATTGGGAAGCCATTTTACAGCGTGTTCTCTGCTCTGGTGATTTCAGATGAAGAGCACTTTGTACACATCCTTGACTAGTACATGAGGACTTCAAGCCACTCCTCACAACTCAGGGTGGTTCTCTTTCAAACTTATTTCACTGATAAGGCAGAAACGTACTCTTAAGTACATTCAGTTTCTGTACCATAGAActgatctatttattttttaaacaagctcAAAGTCTTCCCTGCAAAACTACTGAGAAACTTGGTCACAATAATCCCATCAAACTCCAAGGTAATTCCCGTTActcaaaaataattcaggtaCCAACTACAACCAATGAAGAAACCCACTGCATCACAAAACATTATTAATGATAACGTAATGTCAAATACAGCACTGACAGTGAAAAGAAAGTGCAGATGAGATCACACGCTTTGTCTCACTGCAAAATTGCTGCAAGTAAATGCAATGTTCCCCAAGTAACCCTACTGAAGTAACACAAGTCCATTTGAGTCGAGTAATCACGTGAAACCAAACACACAAGCTTCCATCTCTTTCAGAGGAAGGCTACCTCCACATTAGACTACTTAATTTCAGACTCCCTGTCACGCTTTATCTGCTTGCTTAAACAACATGTTTATGCACCTCGGTTAGTTATGACTGTTCCACCAACCTGCTCTGTATGGCCATGATTGaggtttttcttaatttctctcaCTGGACGATGCAAGTTGTACAACACTGATCTTGTTTTTCAGGCAGGGAGGCATAGTTCATTTGCCTGACGATCTCAGCAAACAGTTCATCCACCATTGTTTTGCTCTTGGCTGATGTCTCCATGAAGGGACAGCCCCACTCCTGAGCCAGGGCTCTGCCTTCTGCAGATAAGACCTCCCTCTCCGACTCCAGATCCACTTTATTCCCCACTAGGATCAGAGGAACCTTCTCGTATCTCTTCACCCGGACAATCTGGTCCCTCATCGGCTTGATGTCCTGATCAAACAATCCCACTGGTTAGTACATGTAAGTAATCACAAGAAATTGCTATACAATCACTacagaagaacattttaataacaCTCACATGCAACTGAACATTCAAAATACATCAGAAGACTTCTTAAATTCATATTCATGCAGATTCAGAACTCAGAGAAAGTTTACTACCAATTTTTAAtacaagttattttttattttagtatatatgcatacattttataaatgtgtatgcatttataaaacagaaaattactacTGTACTCTAAGACATACTTTCAGTTCAGCTAGAGGAAGATACAGTATAGCTGCTTTGAAAGttgatttcagttttctgaaaaaaattgtctaGTGACCTGGAACATTAGTAGTAGCATCCATTACACAATCATTTAGGAAGCTTGTGTTTAGTTTACAGCTTGAGAAAGCCAGTCATTTAAATAGTCTTCTCACTTCTGGAATGCTTAGAATAATTCATTGTGAGCACATTTAATCACATGTAAGTAACCAAATTAGATGCTGTAAAGAGATTTTATTACCTAGAGATTCATTTATTCAAGTCTGAGCTAACATTGGGAGTTTACACTTGAAAGGCTGAGTCAGCCTCCTCTGCCCCCTGAGTGTTTTAAGTTACTATCAGTACTACTAAGTTCTACAAATTCTTGCATAGCTCTGGGACAAAGCAATTTAAGCATTTGAAGTTACCACTGTGTAAAAGAACTGCAGAACGGCTTACACCTACAGGCCTCAAAGTAAACATGCTATAGacagacaagaaaaattaaatattaacagGATAGATTACTAACTGTATGTCCATCCCTCAAATAATGGGGACTCACTGGTCCCCaagataaatgaaaatgagGGGAGAAGCATCCCAATGTCATTGCTgttgttttccaaagaaagtaTGTCTTCAGCTTGTGCTTGTGCTATTCTGAGGCCTCTGCTAAGATAAAAGTTTAGCCTTCAGCAGAAGCAAACATACTGATTCAGTGGGGGTGTGCAAGGCTTTGCCAAGCAGCTGGAATACACCCAACTCAGCAACTGAAGCCAATGCAGTAGTTGCAAATCCCTGTGCTGCATGCAGTGCTGCTAAATCTACTTATTCTCACAAATAAAGCCTCACTTCTACAGGCAGCTTTGACCAATTACTGAGAGAGATACTTCTATTTCTTTTGAGAGTTTTAATAGTAGAAATGAAATCCAGACCCACAAATTATCGCATATGGCCTGCTTCTCCTCTCCAGTACACCACCTACGCTGTGAAAGCATCGAGTTTATGCTGGACAGGAACAAAttttgggggaagggggcaAAAACCAGCTTACTTAGCAAGTCACAACTGCAGAACAATAAGACTCTCTTCAAGactaaataaagaaatatgcCTTTTAAGAAGgcgggtggggtgggggtggggttaggaataaagaaaaaagggaagtcTCGATTTTAATATCCACCGACTTCTTCGTGAAAGGGGATTGCCAAAAGATTTCTGTCGGGCAACTGGGACCGGGTCTTTGTTAAATCCCAGGCAGTGTTGGAGAACAATGGTGGCAACCTGATAAGTACCTGCAAAGCAAGCAGTTTTCCAACAGGAAGCAGGGCTGGTAAACGCACTTTCGAGGGGGCATTCTCACTTTTGCCCCTTCAGAGATCAAGGGCTTACACGTGGATAAGCCTAAAACTTTCTCCTCggcccagcgccttccccaggGCTGGATCGGCTGCGGCCAGAGAGGGaccgccggggccgccgcctccccgcccgcccgcccgagctgccgcccccgccccgggcccgggcGAGGTTACCTGGAAGGACTGCTGGTTGACCAGGCTGTAGACGAGGATGAAGCCCTGCCCGTTTTTGATGTAGAGATCGCGCATGGAGGCGAACTGCTCGGTACCCGCCGTGTCGAGGATCTCCAGCACCGAGGGGGACGAGTCCACCTCAATCTCCTTGCGGTAGAAGTCCTCGATGGTAGGGTCGTACTTCTCGATGAAGGTCCCGGTGACGAACTGCACCGTCAGGGCGgacttccccacccccccactgcccagcaccaccaccttGTACTCCCGCATCGGGCCCCGCAGCCACTCGCCGCtcccccgccgggcccgccgccgccgccgcggcccgggccTAGGGCAGGCGGCAGCGCGGCCCTCGCATAGCCCCGGCCCGCCTGAGGAGAAGGGCGAGGCCCCGCTGCTCCCGCGCCGTCCTGAGGGGGAGAGACAGCCGTtagggcccggcccggccccaccGCCGCCCGCCACCCCGCTCCTTACCGCCGCGCCTCACTCCATCCCGCTCCTTACCGCCGCGCCTCACTCCATCCCGCCGCGCCTCAGTCGCGGGAACCGCCCGGcagggccgcccccgcccggaAGGGTTATGCTGCGGCACCCGGGGGCGCGCCCCTCTCCGCCGCCCGCTCCGGTCACTTCCGGCGCGGAGCTCCGGCCGCGCAGGCGGGGCCCAGCCCGCGGCTGCGTCACCGCGCCGCGGGGGACGGGTTAGAGTGTGGCaccgcggcggccccgggggcgggggggacggCTTTGCGTGTGGCACCGCGGCGTCCTCCCTGCCCGCCCAACAatggcggcggccggcggcccGCGGGCGCTATGGCGGAGCGCTgcccgggctggggggaaggcggcgcaggggcgggcgggcggcccccgCGCTGTGCGGCCACGCACGGCTCCTCGCTGTCCCTCAGCTAGgcccgggggggcgggcgggcccgCGGGGGTGGGGCGCAGGCCCCGCCACCGATCGGGGCCCACGCTGGGCCTGCTGTGGGGCCGAGCTGCTGCCCGAGTCCGGCGGCACCGGGGCCTTGTCGGGGCCTGCCAGCCTGGAAGCCATCCTTCGTTTCGTTCGCGGCTGAAGTTCCATTAAGAGGCAGTTTTCCCGAGGGGCGCGCTGGGCAGCTCCTGGTGGACATTCGATCCCTGCGgagaggggcggggggggggggcggggctgcggcacgggcagcggccgccggggggtggggagggacgGGACCCCCTGCCGTGTGAGGTATTTCTCCAGGCATTCCTTCAGGTGCCTGAAAGCCTGCAAAGTGGGCTTACAAAAGACATTCTCACTTATGAGCGTTGCCCTGTACCCTTACACCTCGCCTGTCATGTACTTTCGCagaggttttgctttgttctgttttcttcccctcccagctccctgcatggcaagcccccccccccccgccccaaccGGCACCGAGTGCCGGGGCGCTCGGTCGCTGCTGCGGGCCGACAGCAGGTGTCAGCCGGGGGCCGGGCACGGCGCATCCAcccgcggcggccccgggcgcTTTCGGCAACGGCCCTGGCGTGTCAtcccgcacacacacaccccccgccccggtgcGTTTCCCCCGCTGTTAAGTAACTAAACAGAATAAACGTTTGTTTTCTTGGTGAAAGAAAATCCCTCCGTAGCCTCAGACCTGCCTCGATCATTTGCATGAAGCGTGCCCACCCCTAGGAGAAGCTACCCTCTAGTATAACCAAATTTGTTTCAGAGCActgggctgctgcttctcacaggCTGCAGAATTTCAGCAGACACGTGTGAGTTGCAGGATATGCCCCTTTCCTCTGTGCATCACCTGTCTGATTGCAAGTCTGCCGTCTATCTCTGTTGTGCCCGCCCCACGCTTCCAGCAGGCCCTAGAGAGGTGCCTGGTCAGGGCTGAGCATCATCCAAAAATGCAGATAAGGTACCATAGAGGTGGCTCTGCCGTTTTCACAAACAGCGTTCTTTTAGTCACTGTCTTTCCATAAAGAATACTCGTATCCATTATGGGGGAAACTCGGTGAGGACTTTTAGCCACCAGAACAACTCTTAACACAAGTTACGCCAAATTTGAGTcacactttttattattattattttttttattacatgtaAGTAATaacctctctccttcctttgccATTGCCTCCAAAATTGTTTTGTCAAGTAAATTGCTGGCATGAGGTAGACGTGCCTGGAAGACATGTGGCTGGTGAATCAgctcaaaaatgcaaaaaggtgAGCATTAAAAACGGGCTGCCTCCTACTTCAACCCTATCATAAATCATGAGTAGTAGCAATGTACCAAATGCACTCAAGGTGCTCAGGATAAAGGAAAGATGCAGTCACTGGCAGAGGAGCTTCCCATCTAATTTTAACCATGACACAATCAGCGACAGTGGCAAAtaggggggagggagaaaagaggcAAGGGAGGATAAGGGTGACAATAATGAGATTACACGGTCACTTAGGTTCATTCTGTGTATGTCTTTGTGGCACTGCTGGTCCATTATGATCGCGATGGGTGGAGGAATGACTAAGGCAGAGGAATCGGAGCAAAGAGCATAGCAATGGGGCAAGcggaagaaaaaacaaacacatttttgtgcaATTTGACTTAACCAGCAATACTTCACTCTCGAGCTGAGTGGACAGGTGAAGCAGGTGGGCACGGGATTGGGAACctggatattttttccttcaggtgCATAACCAGTATCAGTTTGGATTCCCAAAGATTTATTTCCCAACTCACAGCACTTTATACCTGGCCTTACATGTctacagctgaaaaaaggcTGATCTCAAAATGCACCCGATTGTTCGTTATCCTTAAGTCGAGTTGTTCCCTTCATTGAACAGTTTGCACAGCTCTTTCACCGCCTTGTACACTACCATATACTTGGAGCCACAAAAATAGCTGGTGATGTAAAAGGTTTTGAAACTCTGGATGggaagagctgcttctgccatAAATGGCCAAGCCCTGAGCCAGCCACGCAGAGCACCTCCTGCTGATAGCGCCGCTCCCTCGCTATCACCATCTCTGTCCCGGTGAGGTGTGGCACATCCCAGGTCAAAGGCCTGATTTAATCTCTGCCGCCGCTTTCTCCCTGCCAAGGAGAAAGGCACTGGGCTCTGCCCTGCGCACTGCCCCAGGAGGGTTTGCCCTCTCTCAGCAAAACAAACCTCCCAAATGAGCATCTGGGCAGGATTTGATtgctgccagagcagctctgtgctcttGATGGACTCAGCTGCTCTATGCCATGCCCGCAGCCAGCAACAATAAAGTAGGCTTTTATTAAACTAACCTGCTAAAACACAGATCCTGCAGAGGTGTTCGGGGAACGGACAGATGGCACAAGCAAGGGCCAGGAAAAATTGCAATCCCCATCTCACCAATGTGAGAGACGGATCCTGCCCCGTGCTGCGtccagcagggaggcaggcgagagggcaggcagcgccctgccctgcagagccagccctgaGAGGTGACAGAGGAGCATTCCCAAGCTCTGGAGGGAGTGAGGCATCTGGAGGATCTCCTAGGGTTGCTAGCGTGGGACTGCACCACCTCCCCACCAGCCAAagcctccccaccccagccacgGCGTGGacactgcccagctgctgctgctgcctctcctctcGCAGGCTGTCCGTGCTGTCATTATCGATCGTCTCGCTGCTGTGACTCACCGTCTCTGCCCGAGCTGTAAACCAGGCTCCTCTGCCAGGAAGCCTGCAGTAGGCTGCTGAGCGAAGGCAGCAGGAGTAGCCTGGATTTCACCTAAGTTTCCGTCTAGCTGGGCGTATCATTTGcataaatacatgcaaaacCAGCTTAAGACCTGGTGTCATTTCttctccacctcctccagcagtTTTGCTAATCTTTTATTGTGCCTTATGTTGTTCAGCATGTAAGCTGCAGGGTAGGGACCGGCTCCTCGGGGCTCGCGTGGCTGCCGGAGCACTGGGGGCTGCTCTCGCATGCAGCTCTTTCAAGGGGGTCCTGTCATACCGGCCACATAACCATCACAACAACTTTTGATTTCAGCTCCGTCACATTACACTGAAATATGTCTTATGGGCTGGATGCATTCACCTGGCCTAGACTCCTAATTTTGGGGCTGTTTCAGGCAGTACAACCTGCAGAgatacttttcttctttgtcagGCTTTTCCTGCCAACGTAGAGATGACTCAGAGGAAAATTCTGAGCACTTTTCTcagaaatttctcattttctgtcatCTGTCAGCTTTTAGCTGTTACTTTAGTAGCAACAAAAGGCATGCTGGCACTTAAAAAAGGTAAAGGacattttccaaagcaattaCTGACTTCGGGGCAGAAATGGGGCTATACTGAATTACAATTGATACAACAAGGAGGTTACTGGGATTTCTGGGAGGAGAAGCATTTCTCTTTGGTCCTCAGGCATGGTACCAGATCACCAGCCATTTAGAAAAGCTTGGCCCGGGAGCTGATTGCTGCTGatgagcagcactgcaggtgaaGATGCTGTTGTTACACCCTGCCACGCTcgcagcctgcagccccctcgCCTCCGCGCCAGCCCTCCCTCCTGGTTATGCCCTCTGATCCTGCATCTCCTGCCTGCAAGATCAGCACCCCATACCGGGGCTGGCAAGTGGCTTTCCAAGTGGCGACAAGTCATGTGAGGACATCACTGGTGCAGCCAGAAAGCTGGTTTCATAGGTTGttcctctttccattttctccaAATGTTGAGCTATCTCCTCATTGCCCTTCATGGTCCGAACTAATATCATCTGTACCGCAGTGCCTGGGAAGTGCCTTCAGCTATCGCTCACCATATCTGCCTTGGGCTCCTGCCGAGCTGCAGCTCCATGACTCCACGAGTGGCTCATCCTTCACACACATGACATGATGCCAGCGCGGTACGCTCTCCTTGGGTACCAGCTTCCATGGGTTTCTGCAAAGCTGAGAGGACAGGGCTGTCCTCAGGCTTGACCTTGTCAAATCACCCACACACGTGACAGCCTCTCCCTAGAAACagatatacatacatattttgaaGTTTCTAGCCAACGTTGTAGTagagtaaaactgaaaatgcaactCCTTAAGGCTCAAAAGCCAGAAGGCAACAGTGAACACATAAACCAAACCTGTTGCTTTAAACcccaaatgaaaagaaaggaggggggaaggtAAGTACACTATCAAAATATACTTTTGAGatttgtgaaaataaagcaattttaaacTGACATCTAACAGAAGAGTTCCCATTCACTTTTAAAATTCCataggttttcctttttttatcaTATTCCTGCACCATTTGCAATTCAAATGCTACAGAAATGTGCAAACTTGTGCACGAAATGCACTAGCAGAATGAAGCCACCAGCAATTAATTAGAGTGAAACCCTCTGCTTTACTCCCattggagagaaagagagaaaatgtgaCATTCAATCCAAATGGGATATtgataaaatactttaatatgATGTTGATCTTAATAAGAAAacctatttctttcttctttttaataaattacttCTCAGTTGACAATTTTCTTGTAGCAAAGTGACAAGTATTATGCCAAATTGTTAACTCCTCCGTGCAAACTCCAGCGCTGAGGTCATTAAAGCATGCTGAATCCCTGGATGGGAGCTACCAGGTTGTGTGATGACCTGAGACCACTGCAACCACGGTGTGGTCTCATTTTCAGCCCTGGGACAGGCGTTGTCACCGAGATGGCTGAGTGCCTTGCCTTGCTGGCACGACCTGGGTGCCTTGGTTGGGTGATGTGGGgacatttctgctgaaatactgGTGCCTCATTCCTGGGGCAAGCCAGGCCATCCCTCCTGGTGGGGATGGGAGCACACACACATAAAGCAGGTTCTGGCAGTGCTCATGGCCCATGGGAGCTACATTTCCCAGGTGGCCAATGCCACCATCACCAACTGCTGCAGGGTGGCATATCCGCACGGCACAGCCCCGTTCCCCATGCCAACGGCACTCGCTTTCCCACCCATCACTTCTCTCCAGCCACAGCTGAGGATGTGTCCACTCAGTAATGTCACTGCAGGGTCCGCGTGCCAGGCACACATCCCCAGATGGCCACACTGCACGTGGCTGTCAGGAGGGTGGAGGCAGGTCATGGGCCGAGATGCTTCTGGAGGAGATCAACCTGAGGCTGGAGGGAAAGGCTTTCCAGGAAAGTGCATCGGCAGAGTTGCGAGCAATGGCCAGCCAGGCAGAGCTTCCCCTCAGGCTGCATTTGCAAAAAGCTAACAAAATGGTCTGCGAAGCAAGAACACAGCGAGCTCATTACAAGACACTTATCAGCCTTCCTGGCAAGGGAGGCCAACGGTGCAAAGCTGCGTGCCCTCTGTGCCAGAGCTTGTCAGCTCCCCTGTAAACTACACCTGGCCACTTGGAAGCAATCCAGGCACCAGTGAGGGTCTTCACAACACCCTGGAAAGCTGCAGCCTGAGTAACGTGTGGCATCTGTCAGCATCATCCAAGGGAGCTGAAGCAGTGGCCCTCAAAGGCTGGCTGCTCCAGGAGCCTGGCACGGCAGCCAAAGGGTTAAAGTGCTTGGACAGGGAAGGTCCTTGGAGGAGAAAAGCACCAAAACTGCTTAATTAGAGTATTCAAATTGGATGGAGTTGCAAAGCAGTTAATTTCtcaacttgaaaaaaaccagaattcATATTTGCCAGCCAAGATCAGAAGCAGCGGGGGCTGTCGACAGCCTCGCTGGGgctccctgtgctggggaggacTCCAGAGGTCTCTGCCACAATTGCCTGCGGTCTTTAGCATTTAGTTCTGCAGTTTATGAACTTGCTCAAGTTCATTTTGTGGATAAAAGCCAGTGATCCAAACTCCAGCTGTATCTCTGTCTTCAGTAGCACAGGGCTGCTGACCGGTTTGGTATTGCAGAAAGGCACTTCGGtgtttcaaataatttcctaaTTTGCACAGTCTGGAGAGGATCAAACCTGTGGCTGGTGAAAGCAAGCATGGCTCTGATGGGGCTGGTGCTCTTTCCCAGCCCCTGAGGCAGCCAGCCACCTCACTGTCCTTGCACGGATGGACAAACAAACAGAACCCAACACGAAGGGAGCTGCCACTCATGCCAAGGGTCCATTGCCTCATTCATCCATGGCCACGGGCATCTTGGCATCAGCAGCCTGAGTGAGCCCAGCTGTGCCGGTGCTGGGGAGAGGATGCTCTTGCCTATGCCTTGTGCCACGGCGTACCCGAGGCAGCTCCAGTGTGGGGATGTGGACTCAGGATGCTGTGGGGAGAGTGCCGAGGCTCATCCCTGCACTAGTCCTCACCCACGGGCTGGTAGCTCTCGTCACTCTGGTCCATCTGCCTCATTCTTCAGGCTCTTCTCATctcctgctttttgcttttctaatctTTCCCCAATATTTAATCCCATGCCAAATTCTTTCCCATCCTCTTAAAATTCTGCAAGtctcttaattctttttttttcttctttttttgtttttaagcttgGCTGTGTAATTGCAAAGCGTCTTGAATCCCTCTGTGTTTGGTCTTCATACCTTGTGCCACCACTATGTTCCAATCACTTAAACATGAGGTTTTTGCATATTGTGCTTGTTGACGCAAATTCTTGCATGTTCCCTAGAAAGAAATTCATCCTTCATTATCCAGTGCTTTGCAGTGAATGAGAAGGGAcgtcacagcagcagcagaggcagcagctgagggtcCCCACCCTGCGCCACATCTCAAAGCAATGATGATGTCTGAGCTGAGCTGGGGTTTCTTTCCTGGCAGTATCTTGTTGCTCTTCAACGGCTGTGAGTGAAAGGCTTTGACACCCTCCATCAGCGCCGCACCAGGCTGCGTGGCTCTGTGGGGTCCCCTGTTGCCCTCCCGCTGGCGAGGCGGCTGTCACCTCCCTGGCATCACCCACGAGTCTCAGCACAatgggaagagggagaaaaaaaacatgtccCTGTTCACAGAGACGTTGCGCacagagaacagagaaaatCAATCTCTGGCTGCTGAGCCTCTGACACTTTGTGTTGCTGAAAGGAATAATcaagcccagccctggggaagacaaagatggaaagcaaaaaataaagctttcccCATCAGGATGATTTCTATCTGGGGTTGGGGTCCTCCCCAGGGATTCCAGAGGTGGTTTTGGGAGAGGATGCGCTGGGGCTCTTATGCTCCTGGAGCTGATTCAGAGGCAGATTGTGAGGATCCtgcaaaattttgcttttcctgctcaGTCGGCAGGTCtagagggaaagggaagagggagggtgGCTGCCAGGGCTCCTGGCTGAGTCCTAGCCGTGGGGCTGCCATGTGCACTCACACTGGGCTTGCCCAGGGGACATGGCTTGAGCCACAATGTGTCTCCTGTCCTTGCAACAGCCAGAGCCTGGTGCAATAGCCTGGCTTCCTCCTGGCCGGGTCGGGGTTAGGAGGTGAGGAGCAAAGAGCCAAAGTGCTGCTcgtggggcagagcagggagggaaggcacTCGAAGGCTCCTTGCCCACCTGCTAATGTGAGCCAAGGGCTGAGCTTCGCCCTCCACAAAAGCGTGGGACGTTTGCCACAGATACCATCAGCAGCTCAAAATCTGCATCTAATACTCCATTGCCCCAATGATTACCGGATTAAAGGAAAAACCCCACGCTGAAAAGGGGAGTCCAGAGGCTCCACCTGCTGCCAGTAGCACACCTTGAGCTggcccagccccagcttcaGCTTCTTGCAGCCCAGGGGACACACGTTTCACTGGGTggtccccctgccccatccttGCCAAGCTGTCTGACAGCGGtaggcagagctgtggcagtGCCAGGCACCTGCAAGCAGGGGTATGGGGGGACCACTGCGTCCCTAGGCTGGACCAGGGGAGCGGAGCTGtcaccccaccccagctgctgggaggatGCTGCATCATTTGGTGTCCTACAGAAGATGCAGGTTGATGAGGCTGGAggtggggagaggcagagggagaaTCAAGGTGGGTCGGGCTTGAGCAGATCTctccctgcttctgcctgtgtgctgcagccctgtgccaggaCCGGCCGGGCGGGCTGGCGGGCTGGCAGGCTGGCGGTGGGCGTTCGTGACTCATTATCCCTGATCACCATCCGATGACACATTTACTGCCAGCAGGACGGGCCCCCTGCCAGCACGGCAGCCCCAGAGCCTAACGGGAGGGcggctgggctctgccagcGGCTGTGCTgatgcaggcaggctgggaggtCACCGCCGGCACCCCTGGGACGCACAACCCCGTGGGCACCCCTGGCGGGGTCGGTAATGGGGGCAGACcatgtccccctgccctggcagcaggtgCCCCGGTGCTCGGGGTGGCTGCGGCGTGGGAGCCGtgcaggcagcgcaggcagAGGTGGGACCTGCTCAGGGCCAAGCGTGGCAGGTCGCagagccagcccagcaccctcacctcccacagcacccaccctgctcGCCCCAGCATCCTGGCTCGTGGCGCCAGGCCCACAACGATAAATGCCTTTAAAGCATTCTTTATTAAGTGAGAAATCTGACTCCGCTCCCCATGCCAAGCCCTAATGCAGTGCAGA
The genomic region above belongs to Falco peregrinus isolate bFalPer1 chromosome 13, bFalPer1.pri, whole genome shotgun sequence and contains:
- the RAP2C gene encoding ras-related protein Rap-2c; the protein is MREYKVVVLGSGGVGKSALTVQFVTGTFIEKYDPTIEDFYRKEIEVDSSPSVLEILDTAGTEQFASMRDLYIKNGQGFILVYSLVNQQSFQDIKPMRDQIVRVKRYEKVPLILVGNKVDLESEREVLSAEGRALAQEWGCPFMETSAKSKTMVDELFAEIVRQMNYASLPEKQDQCCTTCIVQ